In the genome of Malania oleifera isolate guangnan ecotype guangnan chromosome 5, ASM2987363v1, whole genome shotgun sequence, the window aaataaataaaataataataataataatagtaataataaaggtaaacatactgataataataataattaaaaataatgtcaataataatgaaaataataataaataataataataataataaacaatataaatagaaataaaaacaaaagtaataataataatactaatgaaaaataataataataaataagataatagtaataatagtaataaaaatactaatgataataaaaataataaaaataataatgaaaataataaagtactattaataatactaataataataataatacagaaaataataataataataataataataataataataataataataataatgataataataataacaagattagtgaagattaataataataataataataagaataaataataataatactaataataataaaataataataataatagtaatacatatattgggcctgggtaaaaatggggtgtctacaagggGGTTATGAACTTTAAATGCTCAAAttgtgttttgtgcttaaaattctaaattttgtatACACTATTATCATATTGAAGAAATCCAAGTCAATACATGAATTTTTGTGATCACATCCAATCTATTTgcttaatatatttatattatcatgttTGGATAATTTGAAGATGTTGGCTATCCCCTTCGGATGGATGAAATGTTTTAAAGTGCTAAACCTTTTTCAATTCTATACATTTGCTTACAGTTTAAAACTCTTGAATATAGCATGACTTGTCCATCACATAGATTTTAAgtttagggaattaatattatatatatatatatatatatatatatatcatatagccCTAAATTTACAATGGAACTTAAAGCTCATCCCCATATTTGAGTTGTGTCATTCCTTTTAATCCCCTATTGTATTACttttgagtatagtcttgattggCTATCGTCCTTTTAAAATGAAACGCAATATGCCATGCATATatgctgaatgattaatatttgatACATACTGAAATTCTtagaaaggatgaatatatgaggaACGTTCTTAAAAGACTATCATCCTTGAGCTATAATGCAAGCATGTGTGCAcacaaatatacagggggagcttaagccccacttATAATAACAGTAAATAAGTACTTAATGTCAATAATCTCTTATATGTTAAGTAATATTAAGAATGATGAACGTGTGAtgaatgtgcttgaatgaaatatATCCTTGAGCataaatgcacttatgtatgcctgaaactataccggggagtttaagccccacccTTGAAAAAGTATTAGAATCACTTAACctatggactcacattatttctattgtgtttttttttttacactttttGATTCCGAAGCCTTTCTAAATACTTTGAACATCAAATCCTATCTCTACTAAATatctttgatatgaattgttccgGGTATACATGAACACCATGCTTGACTTATTGTTTGACTTTTAGCgtatgtgtgtttagggacatttcACTGATAAAATTTATTCGTCtaacatatatccagtaaaatctgaaaagagtacttatactgtttaaactcttaaactttcaaaatttgtttCAGTATAAGTTGTTGACATattctaagcacgtattcaaaattgatagggggagcatcttttctttaaatctctatcttgttatgctcaccaaatttttagcttagatctgtgtTAGTTCATTGTGGCATGGGCTTTACTGcaatgtttttattgaatatcacaaatgaaaatatttttgatttgccATAGTGTTTTTGGTCTTGCCATATGATTTAGGTTTAATCTGTCTAAATCATTgtgggatctatatggttggtttttctagttatattatgGATCGCACTTAAATGACAAACTGGAAAAACATTGCTTACTTGATCTTtaatattaaagtttctttttcagtaagcatCATTCCCAGTGTTTATTGAAAAccataaggggatatatttttatacatacatatatatatatatatatatgtatatatattcatctatatatgtatacattttcaaaagcaagaattgaacttatatagaatatatattgtttcttgcttgtgtgcttaaatgctttcatgacttatATAGAACTTATATATGTGCAAGTCATTTCAATGTGTTACGAATCCCACATGTGCTCAAACCTTAATCTATTATAATTTTGAATGATATTAGTggttaaaaattatataaactacatAAATAAATTATATCGAGCATCCTACTACCTTTTGTAtctattttaatatatagggtaCTATTGGTGGCCTAACAaagcttaatctcgttttgatgataacaaattaagatTATTAAGTGTGCTTTCAAGTTaagttttaggaatcaagtattTTACAAAGTAATTAAAGTGATCCTACTTGAAGAGGTTGAATGATGCTTAGACTTAAAGTTACAAGTCATGAGGAATATGAAGCGTATTGAAGAGTTGATCAAAGCTCAAATAGTTATTGAAGGTAtacgacatgaagacttaggaatttGTTAGTATTTATTGttttagagtctcatgtaagtatttctAAGTTCAATATTGTGTTTGAAGCTTTTAGGATTAAACTTTTACTTATAGACTTGATTtagaacatggaaaatatttttataaggtctaaAATACTTTTCATAGTTaacaaaaacaagttttggaatcaaaatgtgaaaaacacTAAGTAGTTTAGTGGTCAGGTGACTAATGATTATTCTATCGGGCGACTGATATGCTACTGCAagcaataataagaaaacaaaacAGGATCAAGCGACTGAACTCTTGGGATCAAGTGTCTGAACTACTACTGCTTGTTCTAGTGTACTATTTTGAATaagtttaggcgactgacctcATGGTTTAGGCAACTGAATTCTATGTTTTAAATGTCTAACAACActgattttctttccaaattcgaATGATTTGGTTTCCAAACTTAGTGAAGATGGTAACAATCTTTCCTACTCTATATAAAGATTACTTTTTTTGCAAATTAGGGTAACCAGTACTCATacatacaattcaaattcttGCTCTACTCTTGATATTCTCTATCACAATCTACTATGAGTTTTCGCTGAAACCCCTAGATGAAATTTTGGTTTGATTTTCTCAATTCTCCATCCTATAATCAAAATACCTTAGAAGTCTTTGTGAGCTTCAATTCTACATTGattatttgaagtatatagtgtagTGACcagaagaataatattatttaaataataataatgagagagagaaatataacagaaacagaaggaggccatagacttcatcgacgacattgcattttgggggataatAATAGTTTCAAGGAAAATgtcaggactcgtcgacaaatacaggggtttTTTGActagtgcataaggaaattcgtcgatgaaggcaagaTTTCGTCGCCGAGAAACTACTGAACGAGGaatgggctactctgaatttcatcgatgaatatagagtttcgtcgacaaatttaatgaaggactcatcgacgaggtgatgtgtctcgtcgacaaatctagccctataaatagctaaaaatccgatttttattacattttaacgctcctctccctctcctctctctctctctctctctctctctctctctctctctctctacgtctctctctcacttctctcttcgttttcgggtcTGTTTCTCACCTGATCAAAGATTTGAGggtaccacaacgctcctggaaaagttctctacgAGTCTACCGAAACGGATCATTGGGGAaataaagttggatttcatcccaatatcaaggtaaggccttttaacccatttttggccttatgatagttataagaaatgatgtaggagAAGAAAtgctgatattttgttctgacaaacgttattttcagggtgttatgtaagaggccctgtgggtgttaggccagtataccatatgggctttttaatagtcaggtaagggaaatatgttatgttaggtatttttaaaatagtatacagtttattaaattatgaaaattatgtattaaactatcgtgtggcttgtgaatatgaatatagtacggagatatgttttacaatatttcagtatcctgattttatgatatttcagtaccatgattttatgaatctcagtaccatgattatatgaatcttagtattatgattatgcagtttcattattatgattatacagttcttagtattacaatatatgaattatagtacagttatgcagtatcatggttattatagttatttcgatatcatggtaaatcagatagttgtatataaaaatacattatatagtatcagaccttgttggactatgcaattacagagcacggtaccgttgctatagatattatgttatgttacgagtgcaaccacctatttagataatacgtggtagtaggtcgatcacctaggccctggACGTggataggctctccatcagatatgggttgaggtgggcagatcagacttatggagtatagtgatttattcttggttggtcAGTCAGAATAAATCTcacctacgggtcgcacaaccctatcatgagaggttaaatcatgacacacaaataTCCACAGTGAAcatttttagttactattacgtacgtacagatttacagaaatagggaacatacttatgtacactagaagtactttgaataataacctataatactgttatattaaacaacatggaaagggttgtgtattttattacttatattgtacttacgtatccagttatgcatgattatttgaaaacaaattttcatagtatagtagctcatttgccacatactagtaataacatatttcttcttactgagcgttggctcatctcagtgttgaatcatttttcaggtgatccaggtaggcgagcagatcaagttCGCAGATAGAGAGGTTTCAGTGGTGCCCTGTCAaagagtgagtatgttttgggagtGTATTTGTATATCCCAACATAGTTGGGGGTATTTTGaggaacagtgatatgtgtacATTTTGGGAAacatatagtactctggtattggtttttgtattgtgtatatattttcatatggttatgtctatgtgatttatgcttctcgctgcttaggtttatgattgagTTTTCCCTAGtaaggtatcagagcatgtagaatgttattgtataaaaaaaaatcagtttattaaACAGGTCGTTACAATGTCCTTTAACTTGTACAATTTCTACTCTGCTGAGATTGTTTATTTTGTACGAATATCTTGTATTGTTATTTTTACAACTtggatggtttagggttttgaatcattgcctagcgagagggtgttcttgtaagagagggatctccaccttctAGCGGAGAGAGGGATACTTCACCTATTGAACAAAGTGGTAAAGGCAATCCTCCCAGCAAGTTGCTTGAAAATTCAGACAAGTACTGATACTTGAATCTGTTTGTGGTTGGCTGAGGTAAAAGCTATTTATGTTGTTTAAATTGTTTAAAGCATATTTATCTAATTTATCTGATTAGATTACTGAATTTTTGTCTTAAAAAGAATATTTGGTTTTTATTGAAATTCAGTTTTGAATATTGAACGAGCTTATTACTGAAATTGCTATAGGTAAAATTTGGATTGTATTTTTagtttctcatatatatatatatgagagtagCAAAGTGGAGACGTTGAAAACAAATAGTGCATTTGACCAACATTTGGAAATAGCCTAGCAAGTCAATGGAATGCATGatataaagacaaaaaaaaaaaaaaagagacattAAATTTATGTATAGGCGGTTGAAACAAATAGTGCATTGTTTTAACCATGGAAAAGCATgaatctcttctttttcttttttaatgcaGTGTAGGTTTCTAGGGATGAGAGcctaaataaaaacataaattgtgaaaatttaaaataaaatacatacatatataccaaaGGACCTAAGGGAAAACATTTCCgctttattgaaaaacttaaaaatatatttcactgAAAATTAGGAGACATAAGCCTCACTAATAGTAGCTTAAGTAGATATTAGGAAAACAGAGAAGAAACACTAAAGAAACAACTGAGGAGCCAAATTCAACATTAAAACATCTAAAGATCGATAGTGAAAGGTACTCCAGTGGATGGCAACCACAAACTGCCAGAAATTAAATTTCTAGCGGTGAACTTTCTGGCTTCGGCTTCACTAATCCTGGGATGATAGCCAGGCCAGGTCACTCTTGATTGGAGCGATGCCCCTGCTCCGCTGTTGCTGTACTCTGCATAATATAAGGTGTCAAGTGCAAAGTTTCCACTCCATGGATACCAACCAGCCTTATCTATCACAGGACCAATGAAGGACTTGAGGATTACAACACGTGAGAATTTACCCCACGGCCTTCCCAAGTACCCTTTACACTTAGCTGTTCCTCCGATAGTAGAATCGTGTATGGAGAATCCAGTATTCTCTCTAGGAAACAACCTGTTTTGAGCAGTGATTGTGCATGTTTGCCTAGAAGTCCTTGCTACATATATGCCACAATTTTGGAAGACAGCTGCAGCATTTCCAAATATGAAGTCCACAGTTCCATATATATTGCATTCTCTATAGAATTGCCTATAGCTATGGGCATAGAGGGTATCTTGGTACCCTTCGAAGCTACATCTGTAGAATACTGATTGATCTGACTTGGCTAGTAGTGCCACTGCTTGATTACCTCCTTCTCCAGCAGTGTTTCGGAAAGTAATGTCCTTGGCGATAAATCCATCTCCAGTAATACCTAAAAATTGaggtttgaaagtaaaaaaaaaaaatctaagttcAAGTggattaaataataataaattatgcTAGTCATAATAGTATCTCTCAACTCAGTTCCAATGCTTCCTGGATTTGGCctatttccctttattttttcCTCCTTTCTTAGTTCacttttttcaaaatatagttaGGAAAAGGGAAGGATAAAAAATGTTCAAATacaaaaaagaataataataatttcataatCCAAATCGAAGAAAATTCATTAGAGTTTTCCATATTCCGTCCATTGAACAAAGAAATGTAAAATGTTGAAGTTATTTCccattatttatatttttatttttatttttattttttacattttattaaGTTCAAGATGGAAATTCAACATTAGAAGAGTCAATATAACTTGTTATCACCTTCATACCATTTTTAGTAAGGCATGCCATTGCATTTACCTTCAAAACATTGGTGACAAAACCCCTCACAAAATGATTGGCACTGGACGTTCCCAAAATGGGTACCATTGGGTTGAGTTCATTCAATAATAGACTAATGGTTTGAGCATAAGATATCCACATAGAAGTTATCGGCATATTTGACGTGTATGtaatttactttattttatttttttcaaggaTTTGAATGAAATCACTACTCACATTCAAACactatttattaaattaaaggCCTTGTTTTGTTATGTCTCCTATGAGACATCTCAATGTTAAAAACTTGAGACCTCCATGTTGGAGGTGTCAAGTTTAAAACATGGAAGGGGTGGAAAGGTTCATGCGATGGGAGAACCACTTCATCTTATTATGTACCCTACTTGCCACATGGACCTCTAatggagaaaaagaagaaaaggcgTTGTTCCAATGATCAATCTTGCTAAATTTAATGCCTGTGATATTTACAAATTTGACGATATGATGAAAACCTTTAATGCTTTATAGAATAGAATAATGAAATTATTCTTTTTAGGGAGTAACATTAGAGAGATATAGTAATAGATGGGTAATTAACTTAGTACGGGATACTTACAAACTGTACATGTCTTGTATGTTGTAGTACCTC includes:
- the LOC131156080 gene encoding pectinesterase 2-like produces the protein MKQESNFFKLALQIALNKTHEGYGIVASLKSMCQNNREEAAWDDCDELFNDVILQLNQIISTSEYISDDAETLISAALTNLDTCRYGFMELGVTNNIYPLLPINNVSDLIFNTLALNNLPRRGSSYYEDGFPTWVKPNDRKLLQDSSSLLSSQETIVVANDNSGDFNKITEAINYLVSLQTNTVKRNVIHIKPGIYHGSYITVKNVMLVGAGIGKTIIFGHKNVAGGGTTTYKTCTVCITGDGFIAKDITFRNTAGEGGNQAVALLAKSDQSVFYRCSFEGYQDTLYAHSYRQFYRECNIYGTVDFIFGNAAAVFQNCGIYVARTSRQTCTITAQNRLFPRENTGFSIHDSTIGGTAKCKGYLGRPWGKFSRVVILKSFIGPVIDKAGWYPWSGNFALDTLYYAEYSNSGAGASLQSRVTWPGYHPRISEAEARKFTARNLISGSLWLPSTGVPFTIDL